The Pochonia chlamydosporia 170 chromosome 3, whole genome shotgun sequence genome contains the following window.
TGTCCTCATGAGTAAGTTGTTGCAGCTTCGCGGTTGGTTTTCTGGTGCTAACACAGTTACTAGATGTATCACAGATCGCATCGTATGTGGCTACATCCCCTGATTGTAACCATGGCTAACACACTCCTCGTCAGGTATGCGTCGGCAAAGCAATACTTGCTAGCATCAGGCAATATGTCAGATAACATCACTACCCATGCAATTGCTTCACTTGTAGCTGGTACCGTGGCCACCACGCTCTGTGCACCGGCAGATGTTCTAAAGAGCCGCATGCAGTCAAGTGCAGGTCGAGACGTGAGTTGACACCAGTTGAATAACCCCGTGGTATGGTGTAATTGACAATATGTAGAGCCTGCTGCAGGTTGTTCGAGATAGCCTGAGGGACGAAGGGCCACGATTCTTGATGAAGGGTTGGACACCGGCTTGGCTGAGACTAACGTATGTCGCCTCCAACACTCAtaattgacttgacatctaACACCAAGGCAGCCCTCATACGGTTTTAACGTTCGTCTTCATGGAACAGCTCAGAAAGCTCTCTCAGTTGAGTTTATCGAATCGGCAGGTAGAGACTGCTAGATTGTAGCTGTACACATCAGTATATCATGTGAATGTTTGCAAAGTAGGCAGACTAGACGCTGCtgtcaggactcaggagCACATCCCGCGAATTCTGGCCTAGGTAACCAATCAACGCAAAGACTGACGCCGAGGGAAACAACGCAAGCAATAAAAAGCCGAATGTTTTTGGCGACTGGAAGGGGAACATGAGGCTGAGGAACTCACTATTGACTTCATTGTTGTCAAGGAGCGATGGCGTGGTGTAATCTGGCGCCTCTAGACCTCAACttgcttgctattctcgATGCCAAGGTTTGATTGTCGCGATGCTTTTTCTTCAAGGCTAGATGCAGGTAAGTATTGAAGAGTAAATATTACCATAGCAAAGACTTGAATTCTTGACGCAAACGAAAGCGTATTTGGTATGTATACTTGCCAGGCACTTTCGTCCTTGGCATACTGAATTTGTTGCTGTGTCTGTGGTGATTCTGCTGTATAGGTTCAAGATCTTCTGTGACTGACCGATGCTGCGGGCGACCCCTGGTGGCTTGCCGGTCTGGTGACAGACTTCGATTTGGACTCACGaaagagagtctggtgtcctgTTGGCTGACGCCACATGCTTGTTAGGGCgaacttcatgttggcattgaaccttcaatgtctggttgactttAGAACGTCActggtggcactgggtgcCACAGTGCACATGTGAGTCAGCGGTTGCCATTGCCTAAGTATAAAAGCTGGACGCTTTCGCAGCACTGCACTGGACCTGCTTCTTCCTGCTACAGCCCCTCACCAGCATCTGTTCGAACACGGCCGATGAGACGTTCACCATCGAGATTGAGGTCAGAATAGAGGGTTGCAAAGGGGCGAGAAAATATAGCGGTGGGGGTTAACATTTCTATCTGTTCTTTTCAAACTATGACTAATGATGATCCGCCCAACAACTGAAGTCATACAAAATATCCTTGCGCCAGTCTACCCGCGCTGTCAAACATATTGAAATCGAACCGGTACAAAGCGCAATTGAAAGAAAGGGTCCGAAACTTCTCTTCTACATGGTCAGCTGTCATTCTGCGAGCTTGTCAAGTGACAAGCGAAGAAGTACCTGTTTGTCCAATACTTATATCCCATGATACAAGGGTTAACCAAGCGGCCAGCTCAAAATGCGAGTCCTGCGGGTGAAACGTCAGCTTTAAAAGCTGACGACTTTGTGGAGGGCTCTCTTTGGCTGTTCTCTTCTTAATAGTCATCTTGCGGGAAGGGGACGGGCAATCAGTGTAGTGACGGGGAAGGGGAAAAAATGTGACGGGGCGCGGTGGGGGTGGGCAATcatccttttttttttctcagCACCGAGAACCACCCACATCGTTATGTATGTCCAATCTGACAGTCATTTGTTTGGAAATTGAACGTGAGGAGGTGAGCGGTTTGTGGTGGACGATTCACCTGAGCGGCTGCTGGCGTGGTGgtcttgatgttgaaggcATGTTGACTGTGAATGTCCATGGGTATTGTGGTTACAAAGGCATGGCATATGGCCAGAGGAGATGGGAAATGTTTGAAGACAATGTTGGAGaggagcaaaagaagcagagtTATGAAGAACATGGCCGGGGCCATTTGATATTTGTTACCTTGACAGGACCAAGCCTCTAAACTAGCCACTGCCACCGATGTAATAACAGTGGAAGGATCTACTTTGTGCTATATCATTCCTTACTTAAGTAGCAATTCTACGCCAATATCGCAGTCACGGAGCTTGGTAGGTTTCTCGGCTACGGCCACGGCACCCAGGATACTTACTCACTGATGGCAACAGCGGGAAGGTCAAGTTGCTCCGGCACCTCCACTGAGCGCGCTCCTGCCTACCTTTGGCTTTGATACACAGAACTGCATAGAAGTTGCGACACTGTCCGTATTACTCACCCCACGCTGAGAGGCAGGCTCGGCAAAGCAAAGCGAACCTGCCATCGCCACCCGGGCAGCGGCGGTACGGTAGAGCACAATTCGAGCTCATGCGTGGGCATCGAGGAACAGAGGAGGGTGACACCGGCTTGGTTGAGACAAACCGATTCCACCTCTAACACGCGTTATAAACTTAACGGCTAACATTAAAGCAGTCCTGATACTGTTCTATTAGCCTATCCCACGAATTCTGGCCAGTGCAGCCAATCAAAGTTGTTCATATCCTCCCAAGACAGCCCGCCAAACGAAGGCTCAAACTCATTGCCGGGCTGGTTGAGCACCTGGTCAATCTGATCATCTGACATTGCAGAGAATTGAAGAGGCTCGGGCCACAGGATTTGCTGATTCAGGAAGCTGGTACTGTTTGGTGTGGAAACTGGTGCACCCATAGATTGCACTTCGGGTACAGCAGGAGAGGTCAGGTTTTGTGGCGCAgtggatgaagttgctgcagTTTGTTTGGCGGCTTTTCGCACAATTTGTCTCAAGTATTTTCCGTATAATGCCGAAAGACCGTTTCTATGTTGCGTTATGGTACCTATTCGTTCAAGGACACCAGCAGCTTCGTCGATAAGTTTCCGAATACTCGGCGCCAAAGTAGAGCCACCTGAAGTGTATGCGCTGAGTGTCAATGCAAAACAAGCAGCGAATGAAATCATAATGGCGGTGTTGTTCGGCATGGAATGTAATTGGGCCTCGCCCTGGATGGCTGCCCTCATCACATTCAGAGCCGACGACAAGCCGGCCGTACGGAAGAATCGTCTGACTTCGATGGGAGCTGTGGGGTGATTGATTACGCCGCCGTACGTTGAGAGCCGGGTGTGAGTGACGAGGATGTCGACATATGGGGGCAGGCGGCGCTCTGCCAAGTGTTAGATTGTGTATTCACTGCCCTGTCGCAGAATTTGCTACTTACGTGGCCCAATGCCAATAGACACTCCCCATTCAGTATACCACTGGTCGAAGAATCTTTCGATCGCGCCTTGGATTCTGAAATATGTTAGTGCGAGCTGAAGAGTGTTTGCGTAGCGATTCATACGATTGAGCAATTAGAGATCCGTCGCTAACTGGATTCTGTGACCCATCACAAAGGGCTCGAACTGTTGAGAAAAGACCGTCCTAGCATGAGATGAGTATATGAACTTGAGTAGCAAATCAAAATTCCGTAGACAACACATACCAAGTCTCGTCGTAGCAcagccattgacaccagCGGGCCATCCTGAGGGTCGCCAACCGCGGACCGATACCAGCTGTCGCAGTCCTTGACTAGTCTTGTGACGGGCACGACGAAAGGGCGGCCACGAGCTAGAGACATGCTGCAAGGTTGTCAGCGCCGTTAAAGTTCATTGTAGGATAGAGCACGCACCCTCGCTCGAGAACGAAAAGAGATATCCAGCAACGTTCCCTATTTCGCAGTAGACGCTTGGCCTTGTCCGTCCAAGGATCTAGATCCGGATACCCATCCATGGCCAGGGCTGTTCGACTGTCCAAACACTCGCCTCTTGCGAGGGCCAAATTTGAGCCCTGCTGTAAAACCTCAGTAGGAACAATGACCTTGTGCAGAGACAAATCTATGGCAACGCTGGTAGCCATGGATATGTATACGCAAGCCTCGTCGTCGGTACTATGCTGACCTGGAAACATCCATGGGATATTGATCATGAATGCTAAAACGATTTCAATAGACTTGTGTCTGCGCAATATGACTCTGTGTGCCAACGTATTTACATGATTTGACAGTCGTTTTGATAATGCCGAGGCCGTAGGTAAGAACAACGCAGATGCCGCGAGGATAGAGGTACAGAGAAAGGCTGATCTGGAGCGGGTGTAAGCCATTGTGTGCAGGGTCGAATCGAGACCCCAACGCGTATGAGCGAGATTCGCATGAAAGCTGCGTGGTTTAGCACCGTATCAATAGGAGAAAGAAACATGCGTAGAACATACTAGGTAAAGAGAGaatctccctcctcctcggagATCAGTCCTAGCTCAAAGGGGTCGATATCGCTGCCCACATCAAGATTCACCTTGGCTCCCGAGAAGAAGGCCTCCAGGCTCGACGACTCAGTGCTTCCGCCTGAGGTTGCGCCACCGCGTCTTCGCGAGTTCTGCGGTGAGCTGCGACTTGGAACATCTCGGGATGGTTGAAAATAAGATGCCCGGGCAAGCAGCTGGAGCGGGTTTTCGGCGTCGTCAACAGCCAGGCTCTCCTCTGTGCGTTGTGCGAAATCCGACATGGACGTCTGGTCAGTGGTGTCCTCTCCATTTTCGCCATCGTCACTCGATGAAACTTCGGCTTCGGCGCTTCCATGGTTATTCGATGCTTGACCTGGTGACCACTCGTTGCCATCCAGTTGTCCCATGAGGGCTCTCATTTGCGTTAATGCcttgtcatcttcattgcTTTGCTGCCGGCCACTTCTGGCCCGCTTGACAGCCTGCTCTACTTGAAATAAAGCCTTGTCAAGACCAACTCTCTTACTATGGATCGAAAGCACAGGAGCGACATGTTAGCTGAAGCTTTGCGGGTGGAATGGGAGGTTTCGCACTTCTTGATGCCCTTTTGCCGGCCAGCATGGAAATCAGGGCGAATGCATTCGGTGCCTAGTTGGATACATCTCTTGCATCGACCTTCTGGGGCAGTCCAGTCACACTTGATCTTGCTACGGcgacacaccagacaagcCGCTTGCTTGGGCCTGGGTGTCTCACTCATGGCGGTGGATTATGCCGAGCCTTGGTCGCGTGGTGGAACGTTCATGATCGGGGTTCGTGTGTTTGTCGCAGATGCCTCTGAGCAGGCGGTCATGAGCAGTCGGAGATGCAGGTCTGTAAGATGGATATGAAATCTGACGATTCGGCTCGGCCAAGTGCCGGAATTTGGCGAAGTTGTTTGATGATCAGCTCACTGCATTTGATGAGATGTAGCAGGATGTTGATTAGCTTGGTGTTTGTCGTGGCGTCGAAATGGGTGGGGCTTTAGCACATGCAGTGATCTGAGCAGTGACATGGAGGTCAGTCACCCAACAGAACCCGATCCTCAAGTGCAAGTGTGTCTGGAACTTTGGAGagctgcatcatggccaggTCTCTTCCGCTTCGAACTAGCAGACAAGACACCATCCAGTCATGACGAAGTTGCTGATCCATGCCGACTCAATTGCTCAATGCTACCCAAATTCCAACTGTGCCTTTGCCTGCGGAATTTCAATGCTGTCATGTTGCGTCAAGTGTAAGCTGAGGTGAGGCACTCACAAAAATACTCAAGTACCTCGGTAATTGACCTCGATGTGCACTTCGTAGGATCAAATGAAATCTGGTGTCAAATCGTCTCCGCGGCCGTAGATGTACAAGGTACTTAGTTTCTACAAAGTGCTAATGCCATGGACCAATGTATACTTATTAGTCCTATGCAACGCATTGCAACTTGAATGCATTGCACAAAACGAACACTTGCGAGGAAACAAACTCTCTCTCTCAGACTGCAAACCATCGACGTGTTCACTACAATGGTGGTCAAGCCTCGATTGAATCTACCATCTAATCTACCTCCCTCTATACGCTTACGTCTGCATCATCATTAGTAAACATTAAACTTACCCATGCGTCTTACGCAACTGCCTCCCATTCGCAACAAACGCCGCACAAATCCCCAGCACCGCCATCGCCGTAGACGCCATAAACCCATACCGAATCCCATCATAGTACACATGTCTTGCTCGAAGCTGCAACTCCGGAGACAACTTTTTCAACGCATCCACAGAATGTCGTATCTCGTCAATGACCTATCATCCAAGCAAAAAAGTCAGCATCATTTCATCAATCATTTAGAATAGCAAAGGCAGATTATTAAGCCCTACGCTCCTTTTATCTGATATCTCGCCCAAAGCATCCGGTAGCCGGACACTGAGCGTGGTTTGCACAATGGCAGAGGTTACAGAGACGCCCCAGACTGTGCCGAGGGACCTGATGAGATATGTCGTTGATGCCGACACGGCGTGGTCTGCATATGTTAGAACCAGTCGTGTAGATTCAGCGGGTTGTACGGACCTCCGTGGGGAAACGAAGCCAGCGAAGTGAACAGGATGGCAGGGTATACAATGCCCTGGCCGAGGTTGGCGGGAAAAATGTACACGATGTACTTCCACGCTGCGTCTTCGAATCCAAATGACGTGACTAGTGCGTTTCCAAATGCCATGAGGAGTACACCTGTTCGCACCAACGGTATGAGTTGGCCCCAGCGAGACATGACGATGCCGGCGATGAGACCTCCTATCGGTGTAGCAAGTGAGGGTATGGCAAGCCGAGCGCCAACCTTGGTCGCAGAATCGAGTAAGACCACTTGAAAGAAGAGAGGGAGCATAAACAGATACTATACTCAGTCAGTATACTTCACATTTCAAAAATAAAAGATTCCTTACCCCAAAGGCAGCCATCCCAGCACACACATTGGCGATTTGCGTAAACACCGGCAATCGACCTCTCAGCATACGCAGTGGGATAACAGGCATCGCACCCGTTTCAGCTTCCACCTtcaaaaaggcagcaaacAAAGCCACACTCACGATCAATGAGCCCACCACCCAGGGACTCGTCCAGGGAAGCTCGTTGCCGCCCAAACTAAGACCCAGCAACTGTATCGAAATAGCTGccaccagcaacaaggcTCCGGAGAAATCAACCCGTTTCCACGCCGTACTTAGACCCTGGTCGATGGAAAACGAACCCTCTTGGTCCTTCAATACATACCAGCCTACCACGAACGCCATGACAGAAAGAGGGACTTGAGCGAGaaaacaccaccgccagccaaTGTGGTCCGCTATGGCGCCGCCGAACGAAGCACCTGCAATGGAACCGAATCCGAATACGCCATTCTGCATAGCTTGGTACATGCCTCGCTTGCGGAAGGGGATCATGTCCGAGTTGACGATTGTTGCTGGTTTCATTAGCACTAACATTGGGAGGCAGAAACAGCACTGAGAGCCATAAAGTGAGACATACCCATTGTCATTAGACCACCGCCTCCGAACCCTGTCAGCGCACGCATCACATTTAGAAAGATGATGTTTTTGGCTATCCCGCATCCTAGACAGCCGGCTGCAAAGGTGACGGTGGACGTGAAGAAGCATATGCGTCTGCCGAAAATGTCGGAGACACGTCCGTAAAGGGGTTGGAAGGCGGTCGCAGTGATGAGGTACGACGTTGTTAGCCAGGAGGCAGTGTTTGCGGCGTCAAATTCAGAGCTGATGGTGGCGTAGGTGGTAGCCGTGATGGTGTAGTCGAAGCCGTTGAGGGAGACGTTTGtcatgatggcggtttgGATCCATGCGAATCCGGGTGGGGGATGCCATGAGTCTTCGTCGGGGGCGATGAGAAAAGGTTGATCTGGGCTGTCATTTTCGTCAACTGAGTTGCGGTCTGTTGAGGTTTGGATGGTGAGGTTGTGTGTTCCTAATTCCATGTCGGCGGGACTGTCGATGCTTAGTGACATGGTGGGTGGAAAACGGTGATGTTCTCAAGCTTGAGATTGGAGGTTGGAGGTTTACAATCCTGGGATGCGAGGTGTACATGCACGAATTTTGATGTCGATCACGTCTAAAGGTGGAAGAATTGGTTATGACTAACACGGCGACTCTTCCACAAACATTTCCCATTGCTTCAATAGACATTTGATGGACCCTCAATTCTGGAGAAATGACGTAAAACTACTTCAACATCTCACTAACACTTGTGCGGGCTACATATGCTACCCGGTAGTCGAGATACAAATCAGGAACTGGTACGATCACGAGAGGCCAAGTTTGCAAGTAAATATAATAAAAGTTGGATCAGCTTCGAATAAAAATATGTAAAGAACCTTCACTTGTCCCAATCGCAGTTCAAACTCATCTCATGTCATGTTTAactcaagaagaagcagcagactTTCCGTGTCGGCACCTCGCCGCTCCCGGCCCGAAACCTTCGGCCAAATCGCCAATGTCTCACGGTTCGTCGGTGCTCAACCGGCACGGGCTTATCGTTTAGTGGATCACTAATCGCCGATCAACCAGAATAAGCGTCAAAGATTCCAATTAAAATATTTATAAAGGTTCCTGAGAGCCATTGAATATTTTTTTTACAGTATAGAAAAATAGACAGGTTGGTGTCCAAGTAATTCCGTAATgccctccaacaccaacgccatggcggccatcgCCGCCCTTCAAAACGACAAATCCAAGATCCTGGGTGTAAGCGTCGGCAAACACACTGTTGAACCAGGCTATCACATTCCCAAAGGCGGTATGAAGCACAACTCATAATTTCAGTTCCCGTATAATGAATGCTAATCTCCTCAAAGATGCACGAGATACACCCGTCATTCGCTTCGACGCAGCCACCCCATCAACCAAGTACATAGCAGTATGCCTGGATCTCGATGCTCCCCATCCATCATTTCCATTCCTCAGCCCTATTCTCCACTGGATTCAGCCCGGGCTACAAGCATCTACGCAAGATGGACA
Protein-coding sequences here:
- a CDS encoding protease inhibitor (Tfs1) (similar to Aspergillus flavus NRRL3357 XP_002380089.1), producing the protein MAAIAALQNDKSKILGVSVGKHTVEPGYHIPKGDARDTPVIRFDAATPSTKYIAVCLDLDAPHPSFPFLSPILHWIQPGLQASTQDGQTVMKSSEAFICNYAPPGPPPGSPPHRYCFFLYEQPESFDGKKYAPSNGAEMGLWPRMRYSLDEWEKEAGLGPIIATNYFNIR
- a CDS encoding MFS drug transporter (similar to Neosartorya fischeri NRRL 181 XP_001260978.1), whose product is MSLSIDSPADMELGTHNLTIQTSTDRNSVDENDSPDQPFLIAPDEDSWHPPPGFAWIQTAIMTNVSLNGFDYTITATTYATISSEFDAANTASWLTTSYLITATAFQPLYGRVSDIFGRRICFFTSTVTFAAGCLGCGIAKNIIFLNVMRALTGFGGGGLMTMATIVNSDMIPFRKRGMYQAMQNGVFGFGSIAGASFGGAIADHIGWRWCFLAQVPLSVMAFVVGWYVLKDQEGSFSIDQGLSTAWKRVDFSGALLLVAAISIQLLGLSLGGNELPWTSPWVVGSLIVSVALFAAFLKVEAETGAMPVIPLRMLRGRLPVFTQIANVCAGMAAFGYLFMLPLFFQVVLLDSATKVGARLAIPSLATPIGGLIAGIVMSRWGQLIPLVRTGVLLMAFGNALVTSFGFEDAAWKYIVYIFPANLGQGIVYPAILFTSLASFPHGDHAVSASTTYLIRSLGTVWGVSVTSAIVQTTLSVRLPDALGEISDKRSVIDEIRHSVDALKKLSPELQLRARHVYYDGIRYGFMASTAMAVLGICAAFVANGRQLRKTHGKRVGLDKALFQVEQAVKRARSGRQQSNEDDKALTQMRALMGQLDGNEWSPGQASNNHGSAEAEVSSSDDGENGEDTTDQTSMSDFAQRTEESLAVDDAENPLQLLARASYFQPSRDVPSRSSPQNSRRRGGATSGGSTESSSLEAFFSGAKVNLDVGSDIDPFELGLISEEEGDSLFTYFHANLAHTRWGLDSTLHTMAYTRSRSAFLCTSILAASALFLPTASALSKRLSNHVNTLAHRVILRRHKSIEIVLAFMINIPWMFPGQHSTDDEACVYISMATSVAIDLSLHKVIVPTEVLQQGSNLALARGECLDSRTALAMDGYPDLDPWTDKAKRLLRNRERCWISLFVLERGMSLARGRPFVVPVTRLVKDCDSWYRSAVGDPQDGPLVSMAVLRRDLDGLFSTVRALCDGSQNPVSDGSLIAQSIQGAIERFFDQWYTEWGVSIGIGPQRRLPPYVDILVTHTRLSTYGGVINHPTAPIEVRRFFRTAGLSSALNVMRAAIQGEAQLHSMPNNTAIMISFAACFALTLSAYTSGGSTLAPSIRKLIDEAAGVLERIGTITQHRNGLSALYGKYLRQIVRKAAKQTAATSSTAPQNLTSPAVPEVQSMGAPVSTPNSTSFLNQQILWPEPLQFSAMSDDQIDQVLNQPGNEFEPSFGGLSWEDMNNFDWLHWPEFVG